Proteins encoded within one genomic window of Bdellovibrio bacteriovorus:
- a CDS encoding DUF481 domain-containing protein, whose protein sequence is MNAVRFTLASLALLFSVSVMAQENPPPPWKGEAEAGAIVVSGNNDSESYNAKAKTEYTVDKNLYAAFGRYLKTNSLGVESARNWEIGVRFEHQLTDYLSLYVGQKSESDIFNGYLQRDSTDAGLKYFLIKADEMTWTFEAGYRYQKTLPTVGGVTHDNLGRAYTEFNKALDKTLSFKYWVEYLPNFTDSDAYLANTEASLNIMLNSIFSLKLAYLLQYQNVPPAGGKYTTTTTTMNLVAKF, encoded by the coding sequence ATGAATGCAGTACGTTTCACGCTCGCAAGTTTGGCATTATTATTTTCTGTTTCTGTGATGGCGCAAGAAAATCCGCCACCACCTTGGAAAGGCGAAGCAGAGGCTGGTGCGATTGTCGTCAGTGGCAACAACGATTCTGAAAGCTACAACGCAAAAGCAAAAACAGAATACACCGTAGATAAAAATCTTTATGCCGCTTTTGGTCGATACCTGAAAACAAATTCTTTAGGTGTTGAAAGTGCCCGCAACTGGGAAATCGGCGTTCGTTTTGAGCATCAGTTGACGGACTATCTCAGCCTTTACGTCGGACAAAAATCAGAAAGTGACATCTTTAACGGTTACTTACAAAGGGACTCAACAGACGCCGGTCTTAAATACTTCCTTATCAAAGCCGACGAGATGACTTGGACATTTGAGGCCGGTTATCGTTACCAAAAAACTCTTCCAACTGTTGGTGGCGTCACACATGACAACTTGGGCCGCGCTTACACTGAATTCAATAAGGCCTTGGATAAAACTCTATCATTCAAATACTGGGTGGAATATCTACCGAACTTCACTGATTCAGACGCTTACTTGGCAAACACAGAAGCTTCTTTGAACATTATGTTAAATTCCATCTTCTCTTTGAAGTTGGCTTACTTACTACAATATCAAAATGTGCCGCCAGCAGGTGGAAAGTACACAACGACAACAACGACAATGAACCTTGTCGCAAAATTCTAA
- a CDS encoding penicillin-binding protein 1A, whose protein sequence is MFKKIALFIVALGLIGILSAYLIVKSVQSGLPQLITVKDYQPLLVSQVYDRHGKKIGEFFRERRTLIPYDKIPKHVVNSFLAAEDDQFFEHKGINPQAIFRAALANLRAGRSVQGGSTITQQVAKTLLLTDEKTLTRKVRDILLAIEMEKNLSKEDILFLYLNQIYFGQGAYGIEQAAQTYFHKPASKLTLSETAILAGLPKAPSAYSPVRNPVRAKERQIYVLRRMAEVGYVKKEESEAAIKEPVKVFVRENYEEYAPFFLETVRQLLVTQLGEDMVLDKGLRIHTSLDLEKQLAAQESVLAGLKGLDKRQGYRGPIKNITDAEDVEEFLKETQKKLISDFTPERTILPDGKFADIVPPKDTKEGLLPSYIKVKDTVQGVVQDVNDDTGLVTVKLPEGQGLIDIDSMTWARKPDTEVRYDLGAIKKPSQALSKGDVILVKVVAEKFSSNRLANAKKKPTAALPDFNKFVALELDQEPLVEGALISFDQDSQDVVAMVGGSSFAKSEFNRAIQAPRQTGSAFKAIVYASALEKGYTPATPIMDAPIVFEEGGTADDSEGQGDPKVWKPSNHSKSFGGDIMFRNALVKSLNIPTVKIIEDVGVPWAMDYAKRLGIYSPLNPDFTLALGSSSVTLYEMTKVFAEFGRLGKRISPLLIHKVEDAQGKSLLNTMSLDTRFEKEIKAINDEFETRRKAYMEIVNDPAKVEELKKKDPKHAKLDESIFFQDADQLIRPTTAYVMTTLLKGVVEDAGGTGGRARAVGREVAGKTGSTNNYYDAWFIGYSPQIATGVWVGFDKEKSIGKGEVGGRAALPIWVDYMKAAHEGLPQMTFPVPEGIVFANIDADTGKLASASTKKIIRQAFVEGTEPTLSSSKAEEATDFYKQDLSE, encoded by the coding sequence GTGTTTAAAAAGATCGCCCTGTTTATTGTCGCGCTTGGCCTCATCGGAATTCTTAGCGCCTATCTAATTGTTAAATCCGTTCAATCAGGTCTTCCACAACTGATTACTGTCAAAGACTATCAGCCGCTCTTGGTGAGTCAGGTTTATGATCGTCACGGCAAAAAGATTGGCGAGTTCTTTCGCGAGCGAAGAACACTCATTCCTTACGATAAAATTCCTAAGCATGTCGTGAATTCCTTTCTGGCAGCGGAAGACGATCAGTTCTTTGAACACAAAGGGATCAATCCTCAAGCCATCTTCCGTGCTGCTTTAGCCAACTTACGTGCAGGTCGTTCCGTTCAAGGGGGATCGACGATCACACAACAGGTGGCAAAGACGCTTCTTTTGACGGACGAAAAAACTTTGACTCGTAAAGTTCGCGACATCCTTCTGGCGATCGAGATGGAAAAGAACTTAAGCAAAGAAGATATCCTGTTCCTTTATTTGAACCAAATTTACTTCGGACAAGGCGCTTACGGAATTGAACAAGCGGCTCAAACATACTTCCATAAGCCTGCGAGTAAATTGACTTTATCTGAAACTGCAATCCTTGCCGGCTTACCTAAAGCACCGAGTGCCTACAGCCCCGTTCGCAATCCGGTGCGTGCGAAAGAACGTCAAATTTACGTACTTCGTCGTATGGCCGAAGTCGGTTATGTGAAAAAAGAAGAATCCGAAGCGGCCATCAAAGAACCCGTGAAAGTTTTCGTTCGTGAAAATTACGAAGAGTATGCGCCGTTCTTTTTAGAAACAGTTCGTCAGCTTCTAGTGACTCAATTGGGTGAAGACATGGTGCTTGATAAAGGTCTTCGCATTCACACTAGCTTGGATCTAGAAAAACAATTGGCAGCTCAAGAATCAGTTCTTGCCGGCCTAAAGGGTTTAGATAAGCGTCAAGGTTATCGTGGTCCGATCAAAAACATCACTGATGCTGAAGATGTTGAAGAGTTCTTAAAAGAAACTCAGAAAAAATTAATTTCTGACTTCACTCCGGAAAGAACTATTCTGCCTGATGGGAAGTTCGCGGATATCGTTCCGCCTAAAGACACAAAAGAAGGACTGCTTCCGTCTTACATCAAGGTGAAAGACACTGTGCAAGGTGTAGTTCAAGATGTGAATGATGACACCGGTCTGGTGACGGTAAAGTTGCCTGAGGGTCAAGGTCTTATTGATATTGACTCGATGACTTGGGCTCGTAAGCCTGACACGGAAGTTCGCTATGATTTAGGCGCAATTAAAAAGCCGTCACAGGCTTTGAGTAAAGGTGACGTGATCTTAGTTAAAGTTGTCGCTGAAAAATTCTCTTCAAACCGTTTAGCAAATGCGAAGAAAAAACCTACGGCAGCACTTCCTGATTTCAATAAGTTTGTTGCGTTAGAATTAGATCAAGAACCCCTCGTAGAAGGCGCGTTGATTTCTTTTGACCAGGATTCTCAAGATGTGGTCGCGATGGTCGGCGGTTCTAGCTTTGCGAAAAGCGAATTCAACCGTGCAATTCAAGCCCCCCGCCAAACAGGTTCGGCGTTTAAGGCCATTGTCTATGCTTCGGCTTTAGAGAAAGGCTATACACCGGCAACTCCCATCATGGATGCGCCGATTGTCTTTGAAGAAGGTGGAACAGCGGATGATTCTGAAGGTCAAGGAGACCCAAAAGTGTGGAAACCTTCCAACCACTCGAAAAGTTTCGGTGGCGATATCATGTTCCGTAATGCCCTCGTGAAATCTTTGAACATCCCGACGGTGAAAATTATTGAAGACGTTGGTGTTCCTTGGGCGATGGATTATGCCAAACGCTTGGGAATCTATTCTCCTCTGAATCCAGACTTCACATTGGCACTGGGTTCAAGCAGCGTGACTTTATATGAAATGACAAAAGTCTTTGCTGAGTTCGGTCGCCTTGGAAAAAGAATTTCTCCGCTGTTGATTCACAAAGTGGAAGACGCTCAAGGTAAATCATTGTTAAACACTATGAGCCTGGACACTCGTTTTGAAAAAGAGATCAAAGCGATTAACGATGAATTCGAAACTCGTCGCAAGGCTTATATGGAGATCGTGAACGATCCAGCCAAAGTCGAAGAGCTTAAAAAGAAAGACCCTAAGCACGCGAAACTAGATGAAAGCATTTTCTTTCAAGATGCAGATCAGTTGATTCGTCCCACAACAGCTTACGTAATGACGACGCTGTTAAAAGGCGTCGTTGAAGATGCTGGCGGTACAGGTGGAAGAGCCCGCGCAGTCGGTCGTGAAGTCGCTGGAAAAACCGGCTCAACCAACAACTACTATGACGCGTGGTTTATCGGATACAGCCCACAAATCGCGACAGGTGTTTGGGTGGGTTTTGACAAAGAAAAGAGTATCGGTAAAGGCGAGGTCGGTGGACGTGCGGCGTTACCTATATGGGTAGATTACATGAAAGCCGCTCATGAGGGACTTCCTCAGATGACTTTCCCAGTTCCTGAAGGTATCGTATTTGCTAATATCGACGCTGACACCGGAAAACTGGCTTCAGCTTCTACTAAAAAAATTATTCGTCAGGCCTTTGTTGAAGGGACAGAACCAACTCTTTCTTCAAGCAAAGCGGAAGAAGCAACAGACTTTTACAAACAGGATCTCTCTGAATGA
- the uvrA gene encoding excinuclease ABC subunit UvrA, whose amino-acid sequence MKDIHLWGVKQNNLKNIEVKIPVGSMTVICGPSGSGKSSLAFETLFAEGQRRFIESMSNYARQFLNKAPKPDIEGISNIPPAISIEQKNTVKSSRSTVGTTTEIIDYLRLLYEKIGKSYCPTHHCPTEKESVTEATAKTIKEFSGKRGYILVEISEDGRVAEGKKLHSLLLQDGYLRIYIPKGTDTKPAPEKAATKKSAKKVSKRATPEFVPAAPVVPSGLTHEEMGTVVEIGDATAIKKGLPKETFYLVIDRMSFNEDERGRIADSLTQAYEASIKYNTTNITRRATILTTEGQRLQVSEESSCPVCGYTPPPLSSRLFSFNSPIGACPTCKGFGNTLDIDEGKVIPNPNMSLAQGALSPFWMPSAAHEKKQLLSYCKKAKIDVHTPWKDLPKAQRDTIWNGNKEFFGVRGLFEYLDQIKYKMHVRVFISRFRSPFLCPTCKGARLRPEANNVLVANANINDLSTMTIEDLHQFFQKLEVSAHHQELAGEVLKQIRSRLEFLMRVGVHYLSLSRETRTLSGGEYQRLILANQLGMGLSQALYVLDEPTVGLHPRDNDRLISILKDLKELGNTLVIVEHDHDVIKSSEHIIEMGPGSGYLGGEVVYSGATEDFYDFEKSVTVPYLKPDKNKAPLRVSRPVDVDSYKVKLELKGAKGHNLKNLDVTIPLNRLVTVTGVSGSGKSTLVTKTLYPALARALDLEYLPAQEYAGLEGTEHIKNVLLIDQSPIGKSARSSPITYLKAFDAIRTIMAGTQEAQARGYTPGTFSLNVDGGRCPACKGTGYEEIDMMFMDNVVIPCDVCDSKKYRPEILEIQYKNKNIHEILSMTVSEAMNFFVAHPNIRKPLSVLKEVGLDYLQLGQPANSLSGGESQRLKVAKELSQVNQKATLYILDEPTTGLHFREVDLLMKVLSKLIETGGSVVVVEHNLDVIRGSDYVIDLGPEAGKKGGNIVAVGSPEDIMKTKKSLTGQYLKRYLEDQKSP is encoded by the coding sequence ATGAAAGATATTCACCTCTGGGGGGTGAAACAGAACAATCTAAAAAACATTGAGGTTAAAATTCCTGTCGGATCTATGACAGTGATTTGCGGCCCCAGTGGTTCAGGAAAGTCTTCGCTTGCCTTCGAAACTCTTTTTGCCGAAGGCCAGCGCCGCTTCATCGAAAGTATGTCGAACTATGCTCGACAGTTTTTGAATAAAGCGCCAAAGCCTGACATCGAAGGCATTAGCAATATTCCACCAGCTATTTCGATTGAGCAAAAAAACACGGTGAAGAGTTCGCGGTCTACTGTAGGTACAACGACCGAGATCATCGACTATCTTCGTCTGCTTTACGAAAAAATTGGGAAGTCTTACTGCCCGACTCATCACTGTCCGACTGAAAAAGAAAGTGTGACTGAAGCCACAGCGAAAACGATCAAAGAGTTTTCCGGCAAGCGCGGTTACATTTTAGTCGAGATCAGTGAAGACGGACGTGTTGCTGAAGGTAAAAAACTTCATTCTCTTCTTTTGCAAGATGGTTACTTGCGTATCTATATTCCGAAAGGAACAGATACGAAACCTGCTCCTGAAAAAGCCGCGACAAAAAAATCTGCCAAAAAAGTTTCAAAACGCGCGACACCTGAATTTGTGCCGGCGGCTCCCGTTGTTCCCAGCGGATTGACTCACGAAGAAATGGGAACTGTTGTTGAAATTGGTGATGCGACGGCCATAAAAAAAGGTCTTCCGAAAGAAACTTTCTATCTTGTTATTGATCGTATGAGCTTTAACGAAGATGAACGTGGGCGTATCGCGGACTCTTTAACTCAAGCTTACGAAGCAAGTATTAAGTACAATACGACAAACATCACTCGTCGCGCGACAATTTTGACTACTGAAGGTCAACGCTTGCAAGTGAGCGAAGAATCTTCTTGTCCTGTTTGTGGATACACTCCACCACCGCTAAGCTCTCGTCTTTTTAGTTTTAATTCTCCGATCGGGGCTTGCCCGACATGTAAGGGTTTTGGAAACACGCTGGATATTGATGAAGGCAAAGTGATTCCAAACCCAAATATGAGTTTGGCGCAAGGGGCTTTGAGTCCTTTCTGGATGCCTAGTGCAGCTCATGAAAAGAAACAGCTTCTTAGCTACTGTAAAAAAGCGAAGATTGATGTTCACACTCCGTGGAAGGATCTTCCCAAAGCGCAACGCGATACTATCTGGAATGGGAATAAAGAATTCTTCGGCGTGCGCGGTCTTTTTGAATACTTAGATCAGATTAAATATAAAATGCACGTGCGCGTGTTCATCTCGCGCTTTCGCAGTCCTTTCTTGTGTCCGACATGTAAAGGAGCGCGCCTTCGTCCTGAAGCTAACAACGTTTTAGTGGCGAATGCGAATATCAATGATCTTTCAACGATGACGATCGAAGACTTGCATCAGTTTTTCCAAAAACTAGAGGTGTCCGCTCATCATCAAGAACTTGCCGGCGAAGTCTTAAAACAAATTCGTTCACGTCTTGAATTCCTGATGCGCGTGGGAGTTCACTATCTTTCATTAAGTCGTGAAACTAGAACTCTTTCTGGTGGTGAATACCAGCGTTTGATTTTAGCCAATCAACTGGGTATGGGCTTATCGCAAGCCTTGTATGTCCTGGATGAACCGACCGTAGGCCTTCACCCTCGCGATAATGATCGTTTGATTTCTATTCTTAAGGACTTGAAAGAACTTGGTAACACATTAGTGATCGTTGAACACGATCATGATGTTATTAAATCCAGTGAACATATTATTGAAATGGGACCTGGTTCTGGTTACCTGGGTGGCGAGGTCGTTTACTCTGGTGCGACCGAAGACTTCTATGACTTTGAAAAGTCTGTTACGGTTCCTTATCTTAAACCAGATAAAAACAAAGCTCCACTTCGCGTGTCCCGCCCGGTGGATGTTGATTCCTATAAAGTGAAGCTCGAACTAAAAGGCGCGAAAGGTCACAACCTAAAAAACCTGGATGTGACGATTCCACTTAACCGCCTGGTAACAGTCACTGGCGTCAGTGGATCTGGTAAATCGACTTTAGTAACTAAGACGCTTTACCCTGCATTGGCGCGCGCTTTGGATTTAGAATATCTTCCGGCGCAAGAGTACGCAGGCCTTGAAGGCACAGAGCATATTAAGAACGTGCTTTTGATTGATCAATCTCCGATTGGTAAATCTGCGCGCAGCTCGCCGATCACTTATCTTAAAGCTTTTGATGCCATTCGTACAATCATGGCTGGCACGCAAGAAGCGCAAGCTCGTGGATATACTCCTGGAACATTCAGCTTGAATGTGGATGGAGGACGCTGTCCTGCTTGTAAAGGCACGGGTTATGAAGAGATCGATATGATGTTCATGGATAACGTTGTTATTCCGTGTGATGTCTGCGATAGCAAAAAATACCGCCCTGAAATTCTAGAAATTCAGTACAAAAATAAAAATATTCACGAAATCCTTTCGATGACCGTGAGTGAAGCTATGAATTTCTTCGTGGCTCACCCGAACATTCGTAAGCCTTTGAGTGTCCTTAAGGAAGTCGGCTTGGATTACCTTCAATTGGGCCAGCCAGCGAACTCTTTAAGTGGTGGGGAATCTCAACGCTTGAAAGTTGCTAAAGAGCTTTCTCAGGTAAATCAGAAGGCAACGCTCTACATTCTAGATGAGCCGACAACCGGGCTGCATTTCCGTGAAGTCGACCTTCTGATGAAGGTTCTAAGCAAACTCATTGAAACTGGCGGCAGCGTCGTCGTGGTTGAGCATAATTTGGATGTTATTCGTGGTTCTGATTATGTCATTGACCTGGGGCCTGAAGCGGGTAAAAAAGGCGGAAACATAGTGGCTGTGGGGTCTCCTGAGGACATCATGAAGACCAAGAAAAGTCTGACCGGCCAGTATTTAAAGCGCTATTTAGAAGACCAAAAAAGTCCTTAA
- the ftsE gene encoding cell division ATP-binding protein FtsE produces the protein MIEFSHVYKTYPGPVHALKNVDLRIDKGEFVFLTGPSGAGKTTLFKMISAYDIATSGDVKVAGHDLVSIKEGQIPLFRRKIGVVFQDFKLLKDKTIFENVALPLVVRGDKTPAIARRVSEVLEQVGLAHKHDQYPDFVSGGEQQRTAIARAIIHQPGVLIADEPTGNLDPRLSEEIMDLLERVCAQGTTVFVATHDHEMVKRRNKRTLELRDGMIVGDKK, from the coding sequence ATGATTGAATTCTCTCATGTTTACAAGACTTACCCGGGCCCGGTCCATGCTTTGAAGAATGTCGACTTGCGCATCGACAAGGGTGAATTCGTTTTTCTTACCGGTCCCAGTGGTGCAGGTAAAACAACTCTTTTTAAAATGATTTCCGCCTACGACATCGCGACTTCGGGTGACGTGAAGGTTGCGGGACATGATCTTGTATCAATCAAAGAAGGTCAGATTCCTTTATTTCGAAGAAAGATCGGCGTGGTCTTTCAAGATTTCAAACTTCTAAAAGATAAAACTATTTTTGAAAATGTGGCTCTGCCTTTAGTTGTCCGTGGCGACAAAACTCCAGCGATTGCCCGTCGCGTGTCTGAAGTTTTAGAACAAGTGGGCCTTGCACACAAACATGATCAGTATCCTGATTTTGTTTCAGGTGGAGAGCAACAGCGAACGGCGATTGCTCGCGCCATCATTCACCAACCCGGCGTTTTGATTGCCGATGAGCCGACGGGAAATTTAGATCCGCGACTCAGTGAAGAGATTATGGATCTGCTTGAAAGAGTTTGCGCCCAAGGTACAACAGTCTTTGTGGCGACTCACGATCATGAAATGGTAAAACGTCGTAATAAACGCACCTTAGAGCTTCGCGACGGAATGATTGTTGGAGACAAAAAATGA
- the mscL gene encoding large conductance mechanosensitive channel protein MscL codes for MFKEFKAFIMRGNVLDLAVGIIIGAAFGKIVSSFVSDILTPVISIGAGKVDFSNLFLALNGQQYGTLEEAKKAGVATINYGLFMNVVLDFLIVAFAIFLIVRVANRLKKEDAPPPPNSKECPECLSNIPLKARKCAQCGSAQAV; via the coding sequence ATGTTTAAAGAGTTTAAAGCCTTTATCATGAGAGGAAACGTTCTGGATCTGGCAGTCGGTATTATTATCGGCGCCGCTTTCGGAAAGATCGTTTCATCGTTTGTTTCAGACATTCTGACTCCGGTGATTAGTATCGGTGCAGGAAAAGTGGATTTTTCAAATCTGTTCTTGGCCTTGAATGGTCAACAGTACGGCACTTTAGAAGAAGCGAAAAAAGCCGGCGTTGCCACTATCAACTATGGCTTATTCATGAACGTCGTTTTGGACTTTTTAATTGTCGCCTTTGCAATCTTTTTGATTGTTCGTGTGGCGAATCGTCTAAAAAAAGAAGATGCTCCACCACCGCCGAATAGCAAGGAGTGTCCGGAGTGCCTTTCCAATATTCCACTTAAAGCCCGTAAGTGCGCACAATGTGGAAGCGCTCAGGCCGTCTAA
- a CDS encoding ABC transporter ATP-binding protein gives MLPEIKKLVAELKPYKKTIAIVAVTGIAYALAAAKFAFLTKSLFDALSGSKHDEIMNLVPLALGLALVMAVGRYYHIYLMNYVAECVVQNIRQKLQQKFMSLNLSFHNNYHAGSGGLISRILNDIRTIQDGLRVVADIFLHPLLLIALITNLFRIDWKLTLGTMVAVPFIAAILKSISRSMRKYIPQERDALEYMTSTIKESLDGVRIIQSFNLEKDMAKRLIDDSNKYLDIRKTIYKRQEAAGPATEFIATIILLSVLLYTSFEVAAGRATPGTFIGFLTSLLMINQPIKRVQEAYVRIQEVTISVQRIFSIIEDPSEVPQSPLNKPFPKNWKKITYRNVSFSYGKDMILKNINLEINRGEVVALVGASGSGKSTIVNLLERFFDATSGEILIDDINILDLNLKDLRRNVALVTQDVFLFSDTIEKNIWAGDYNRNRADVLAMAKLANAHDFIMKMPQGYESRVGDRGNLLSGGEKQRISIARAMFKDAPLLILDEATSALDTASEIEVQKGLDHLMEGRTALVIAHRLSTIQKADKIVVLKNGEIVEVGNHTHLLGQQGEYFRFHSLQHT, from the coding sequence ATGTTACCTGAGATTAAGAAGTTAGTTGCCGAGCTGAAACCGTACAAAAAAACAATCGCCATCGTGGCCGTCACAGGGATTGCGTACGCATTAGCAGCTGCTAAGTTTGCCTTCCTCACAAAGTCTTTGTTCGATGCTCTTTCTGGCTCAAAACATGATGAGATCATGAACTTAGTTCCGTTAGCACTAGGGCTAGCCTTAGTGATGGCGGTCGGTCGTTACTATCATATTTATCTTATGAATTACGTTGCTGAGTGCGTGGTGCAAAACATCCGTCAAAAGCTTCAGCAAAAATTCATGAGCTTAAATCTGTCTTTCCATAATAACTACCACGCAGGCTCCGGCGGCTTAATCAGCCGTATCCTGAATGACATCCGTACTATTCAGGATGGTTTGCGAGTTGTTGCCGATATTTTCTTGCATCCTCTTTTATTGATCGCGCTTATTACGAATCTATTCCGCATCGACTGGAAGTTGACGTTGGGAACAATGGTAGCGGTTCCTTTCATCGCGGCGATTTTGAAATCAATCTCTCGCAGTATGAGAAAATATATTCCACAGGAAAGAGACGCTTTGGAATATATGACTTCGACAATCAAGGAAAGCTTGGATGGGGTTCGTATCATTCAATCCTTCAACCTTGAAAAAGATATGGCTAAACGCCTTATCGATGATTCCAATAAATACTTGGACATTCGCAAGACTATTTACAAGCGCCAGGAAGCTGCGGGTCCTGCAACTGAATTTATCGCGACGATCATACTTTTAAGCGTTCTTCTTTACACAAGCTTTGAAGTGGCTGCCGGAAGAGCGACGCCGGGTACATTCATTGGATTTTTAACTTCATTGTTGATGATCAATCAGCCGATCAAGCGTGTGCAAGAGGCTTACGTTCGTATTCAAGAGGTTACAATCTCTGTACAGCGTATCTTCTCTATTATCGAAGATCCTTCAGAAGTTCCACAAAGCCCGTTGAATAAGCCTTTCCCAAAAAACTGGAAAAAAATCACTTACCGCAATGTCAGCTTCTCTTACGGTAAAGATATGATTCTTAAGAACATCAATCTTGAGATCAATCGCGGTGAAGTTGTCGCTCTTGTTGGCGCCAGCGGAAGCGGTAAATCCACAATCGTGAACTTGCTTGAGCGCTTCTTTGATGCGACTTCAGGTGAAATTTTGATCGACGATATTAATATCTTAGATTTGAACCTAAAAGATCTGCGTCGTAACGTGGCACTTGTCACTCAAGATGTATTCCTATTTAGCGACACGATCGAAAAGAATATCTGGGCGGGTGATTACAATAGAAACCGCGCCGATGTTTTAGCGATGGCAAAATTGGCTAACGCCCACGACTTCATTATGAAGATGCCTCAAGGTTATGAAAGCCGTGTGGGCGATCGCGGAAACCTTCTTTCTGGCGGAGAAAAACAGCGTATCAGCATTGCTCGTGCCATGTTTAAAGATGCTCCGTTGTTGATCTTAGATGAAGCTACCAGTGCTCTAGATACAGCGAGTGAGATCGAAGTACAAAAAGGCTTGGATCATTTGATGGAAGGCCGTACAGCCTTGGTGATTGCTCACCGTCTATCGACTATCCAAAAAGCTGACAAGATCGTCGTTTTGAAGAACGGTGAGATCGTCGAAGTTGGAAATCATACTCATCTTCTGGGCCAGCAGGGCGAATACTTCCGTTTTCACAGCCTGCAACACACATAA
- a CDS encoding sigma 54-interacting transcriptional regulator → MINWDEFEHIHVINKLKQILSAWWNIDVVFTDERGALKGYDSDKVTFNNPAITALVKKEAGQASIAELVTKSLDDLRTSQNRYSLRKWDMVGFDTGVFPIMIDNDCVGTVVAMGFFRDSNFTSRLSEIRDRLAAFGLSGEVIEKCLGKLKFLDDQERAHFSELCELVAQEIVTLHLEISSREDRIKELNKELGNRFKYDNMIGKSKPMQSLYALLDKIKGADSTVLVQGENGTGKELIAKSIHYNSNRKDKPFIIQNCSAFNDNLLESELFGHVKGSFTGALKDKKGLFEMADKGTFFLDEIGDTSPQMQVKLLRVLQEGTFTPVGATEQRKVDVRIVAATNRNLKEMVEQGTFREDLYYRLNVINIRVPPLRERKEDIPFLVDFFLGKIHDQQGGPKRQITKRALEKLYDYPWPGNVRELQNEIERLCVLSGDETKLMAELLSPKVLEAGEKNKVQGSRLQGKLKDALEDLEREMIREGLRRTGWNKSKLAKELGISRAGLIMKVEKYGLDKRKLAR, encoded by the coding sequence ATGATTAATTGGGATGAGTTTGAACATATACATGTGATCAACAAGCTCAAACAGATTCTCAGCGCATGGTGGAACATTGACGTTGTCTTCACTGACGAGCGCGGTGCTTTGAAAGGTTATGACTCTGATAAAGTCACTTTCAACAATCCTGCTATCACAGCTCTTGTTAAAAAAGAAGCGGGTCAAGCTAGCATTGCTGAGCTAGTTACAAAATCTTTGGATGATCTTCGCACTTCACAAAATCGCTACAGCCTTCGCAAGTGGGACATGGTTGGTTTCGACACGGGTGTCTTCCCAATCATGATCGACAATGACTGTGTGGGTACTGTGGTTGCGATGGGTTTCTTCCGCGACTCAAACTTCACTTCTCGCTTGTCTGAGATTCGTGACCGTTTGGCAGCTTTCGGCTTGTCTGGCGAAGTTATCGAAAAATGTTTGGGCAAATTGAAATTCTTGGACGATCAAGAACGTGCCCACTTCAGCGAGCTTTGTGAACTGGTTGCTCAAGAGATCGTGACTCTTCACTTAGAGATTTCTTCTCGTGAAGACCGCATCAAAGAATTGAACAAAGAACTTGGCAATCGTTTTAAATACGACAACATGATTGGTAAATCAAAACCAATGCAATCACTGTATGCTCTTTTGGATAAAATCAAAGGCGCGGATTCTACAGTGCTTGTGCAAGGTGAAAACGGTACGGGTAAAGAGTTGATTGCAAAATCAATCCACTACAACTCAAACCGCAAAGACAAACCTTTCATCATCCAAAACTGTTCTGCATTCAATGACAACCTTTTGGAGTCAGAACTTTTCGGTCACGTTAAAGGATCGTTCACAGGCGCTCTTAAAGATAAAAAAGGTCTTTTCGAGATGGCTGACAAAGGAACATTCTTCCTGGATGAGATCGGTGATACTTCTCCACAAATGCAAGTAAAGCTTCTTCGCGTATTGCAAGAGGGAACATTCACTCCGGTGGGTGCGACTGAGCAAAGAAAAGTCGACGTGCGTATCGTTGCGGCAACAAACCGCAACTTAAAAGAGATGGTTGAACAAGGTACTTTCCGTGAAGACTTGTACTACCGCTTGAATGTTATCAACATCCGCGTTCCGCCTCTTCGTGAAAGAAAAGAAGATATTCCATTCCTAGTGGATTTCTTCTTGGGTAAAATCCACGATCAACAAGGCGGACCAAAACGTCAGATCACAAAACGTGCTTTGGAAAAACTGTATGATTATCCATGGCCAGGTAACGTGCGTGAATTGCAAAATGAAATCGAAAGACTTTGTGTTCTTTCCGGCGACGAAACAAAATTGATGGCAGAATTGCTTTCTCCAAAAGTTTTGGAAGCTGGCGAAAAGAACAAGGTTCAAGGTTCTCGTTTGCAAGGTAAGTTAAAAGATGCGTTGGAAGATCTAGAGCGCGAAATGATCCGTGAAGGTCTTCGCCGCACAGGTTGGAACAAATCCAAACTTGCTAAAGAATTGGGTATCAGCCGCGCTGGTCTTATCATGAAAGTTGAAAAATACGGTCTTGATAAACGTAAGCTTGCTCGCTAA